The Anoplopoma fimbria isolate UVic2021 breed Golden Eagle Sablefish chromosome 5, Afim_UVic_2022, whole genome shotgun sequence genome contains a region encoding:
- the LOC129090958 gene encoding myozenin-1-like, translating to MPLTSEATSNKRKKATKIITDLTSVSQNEDESDPEASEFDLGTKIKTPKDTMLEELSLNSNKGSKMFRKRQQRVEMFIVTNENKQNLQNLLMCPPLVPPKPEMPKEEVVEETIDEEAEKEKRRKEYAPTYISPWERAMKGNEELTATMKSSMPGPIQMHGELPLYKSFNRTALPFGGFDKVPRMLTFELPELNGASEDQEPLTSLQADMCSRPSFNRTPIGWVCSDDNPNIHMDLDNIPFDGETDDL from the exons ATGCCTCTCACCAGTGAAGCCACTTCTAACAAGAGGAAGAAGGCCACAAAGATCATCACTGACCTGACCAGCGTCAGCCAGAacg AGGATGAGTCCGACCCCGAGGCCTCTGAGTTTGACCTGGGCACCAAGATCAAGACGCCAAAGGACACCATGCTGGAGGAGCTCTCCCTGAACTCCAACAAGGGCTCCAAGATGTTTAGGAAGAGGCAGCAGAGAGTGGAGATGTTCATCGTGACCAACGAGAACAAG CAGAACCTCCAGAACCTGCTCATGTGCCCTCCCCTGGTCCCCCCAAAGCCTGAGATGCCAAAAGAAGAAG tggtggAGGAGACGATAGATGAGGAGgcggagaaggagaagaggcgGAAGGAGTATGCGCCCACCTACATATCTCCATGGGAACGGGCCATGAAGGGCAACGAGGAGCTGACAGCCACCATGAAGTCCTCCATGCCGGGACCCATCCAGATGCACGGAGAGCTGCCTCTGTACAAGAGCTTCAACAG GACGGCGCTGCCTTTCGGCGGCTTCGACAAGGTGCCCAGGATGTTGACCTTCGAGCTCCCAGAGCTCAACGGGGCCTCCGAGGATCAGGAGCCTCTGACCAGCCTGCAGGCCGACATGTGCTCACGCCCCTCCTTCAACCGCACGCCCATCGGCTGGGTCTGCAGCGACGACAACCCCAACATCCACATGGACCTGGACAACATCCCCTTCGACGGAGAGACGGACGACCtgtga